A DNA window from Danio aesculapii chromosome 1, fDanAes4.1, whole genome shotgun sequence contains the following coding sequences:
- the LOC130222872 gene encoding ras-related C3 botulinum toxin substrate 1-like, producing the protein MQTIKCVLVGDAAADKTKLVIIYTTGKSPNGYVPTVFDNYAVTVMIDGDPLTLGLFDTASQEDYDRLRPLSYSNTDVFLICFSLVDPESFGNVSGKWLPEVRHYCPNTPIILVGTKLELRDDTEIIEKLKEKK; encoded by the coding sequence ATGCAGACTATAAAGTGTGTCCTCGTTGGGGACGCGGCCGCAGATAAAACCAAACTTGTGATCATCTACACCACTGGAAAAAGTCCGAATGGGTATGTTCCCACTGTGTTTGATAATTATGCTGTCACTGTGATGATCGATGGAGATCCACTGACTCTGGGATTGTTTGATACAGCCTCACAGGAGGATTACGACAGGCTTCGACCACTGTCCTACTCTAATACGGATGTATTCTTGATCTGTTTCTCTCTTGTGGATCCAGAGTCATTCGGGAATGTCAGTGGAAAATGGCTTCCAGAGGTCAGACATTATTGCCCAAACACTCCGATAATTCTAGTCGGGACTAAACTTGAGCTGAGAGACGACACTGAGATTATTGAAAAGCTGAAAGAGAAGAAATAA